CACCGGCACAAGGTCGTCCGCGGAAGCGGGCTTCATCACCGCGAGGTTTTGCACGACCCCAGCCTGACGGATCGTCCCCTCCCGGGTAACCTCCCAGGGCAACTGGGGATCGAGCGTGATCGGTTGGAGGTTATCATTGAGCACCGGATACTGCTGGACGCCAAACTGCGTTACGAGTTGCCCACGGCTGTTCAGAGAAAAGTTGCCTGCCCTCGTCAAAAGTACCTCGTTGTCCTTTTGGACGGCGAAGAAGCCGTCCCCGCGGATGGCAAAGTCGGTGGGACTTCCGGTCTGCTTGATGGGGCCGGGGGTCAAATCGGTTTTGGACACCGCGGGGAGAACTCCCCCGCTGAGATTCTCCATATCGGCGGCTCCGACACCCGACAGGCCGCGGGCAGCCGGTTCGGAATACCGGGCCTGGCAGATGGCCAGTTGGCGTTTGAATCCGATGGTGTCCACGTTCGCGAGATTGTTGGCAATGACGTTGAGCCGATAATCCTGGGCGTGGGCACCTTCAGCGGAGAGATAGATACCGTAAATCATCGGAGTCGCCTGAGTCCTTTCGGGCACAGTCGCAGTTTCTGCTTCTGCGGTTACCCCTGCCGTGGTTCCGTGGGCGGACGGATCAGTGCAAACGCTGTGCCCAGCATCAAAAGAGGTGACAACGAGCACAAATTGCTGCCACAACCTTCCATGAGATTACAACTTAGGAAACATTCCCACCACTAAACGCCAATCCGCAGAACCGAAGGAAACTTTGATGCATGCGCAGAATTTGCCGGTCCGTCGGCAGGATTCGCAGGGGTCCGCGACCGCGACCCGAGGTGAAATTGGGAAAGGTGGAGCCCCGAAAGCTGTTTCGCCCCGACATCCTGGTTTGCGGTGAGATTCGGGTAAGAGATCGCGAGCGGTTTTTAAGTCGGAGGAGCACGCTCGTCGTGCCCGGTGAAAGAGAATGGATGATCAATCATGGATGATCAATCGGTGTTCATCGGACCTGACAAGCAGGTCCCTCCAGAGAAACGGACGTGACAAGCAGGTCACTCCAGGAAAGGTCCCTCCGGAATTTTTTCGGAGGGGCACGCTCGTCGTACCCGGTGAAAGGCAATGGGGGATCGAACGTTAAAAAGTGGACCCGACAAGCGGGTCCCTCCGACGTCGTAGGGGCCATTCATGAATTGCCCCTACCGTTTAATCAGCGGAATATAGACCTGACAAGCAGGTCCCTCCGGGGAAACGGACGTGACAAGCACATCCCTCCGAATGCTCCGTCGCCAAAAGAGGTTGCAAGGCAAATGGCTTGTTGGAGGGACGCGTTCCGCGGCGGCCCACGCCTTCGCACGACGTCCGGTGGCCTTGAAAGAAGATTCAAGCGGCACCAGGCCGTCTGGGTCACTCAATCTTCTGCGGCGGGTTTTTCCGGATGGGCTCGAGCCATGCTCACGAGGCGGTCGGCCCCCTGGGCCTTCAGCAAAGCCCCAACCTTTTCACCGAGTCTTTTTGGTTCGGATATTTCACCTGAACAGGTGACCTCCAACTTTTCGGCTCCATCCGGGGAAAGTACCCGTGCCGTGAGGAGGAGCCGACCTTGCACAACACGGGCCCATGCTGCGACCGGAGCGAGACATCCGGCAGCCAAAGTGGCCAGGACCGTTCTCTCGGCAGTCACTTCGGCCGCGGTACGGGAATCATTGAGTCGGGCCAGGATCTCCAGAACATCGGGAGTCGATTCCGCAGCCTCGATCGCGAGGGCGCCCTGTCCCGGCGCCGGCAAAAGATAATCAGGGGTAAGGTTTTGAGTGGCCTCGCTCAGACGGCCCAGCCGAGCAAGTCCTGCCGCTGCCACCACGATACCGTCAAAGTCCCCTTCCCGGAGCCTGCGAAGACGGGTATCCAGGTTTCCGCGAAGCGGCACAATCTGGAGGTCCGGACGATGAAAGAGAAGCTGCGCTGCTCGCCGTCTGCTTCCCGTACCGACAGTCGCACTCGGGGGCAGTTCCATGAGGCTGCGGCCATCCCGGGTGATGAGCGTGTCTGCCACCGGTCCGCGGGATGGAATGGCAGCGATTGTCAGGCCGGGCACGGGTCGGGTGGGCAAATCTTTCAGGCTATGGACGGCTAAATCGATTTCGCCCGCCAACAGGGCCTGCTGGATTTCCTTGGTGAACACCCCGGTGGTCCCCAGGGCTTCTACCGACCATTGCTGCTGGCGATCCCCACTGGTGGTGATGAGAACCAGTTCAGCCTCAATTCCAAGCCGCTGGAGCTGCTCTCGAACCCATTCAGCTTGCCATCGGGCTAGTTGACTGCCGCGCGTGCCAATCCGCAGGCGTCTGGTGGTCATCGTCGTGGGAGTGCTTTCGTTGCAAAACGATGCACGAGGGGGGCTCAGTCCTACGCAAACCGGGAAATCTCAATCAGTTTCATGGTCATTCATTGTGCGCCGCGCTCGCGGCCGCAAGATCAACCGACTGAGACGACGAGGGTGGCGGAACAACGACGCCACAACTGACAATAAACTGAATGGCCTGGTCGATCGAAATCCCCAGGTCCACCGTGTCCTCTTCGGGAACATTCACGGTAAACCCGGTCATCGGCGCCGGAGAGGTGGGGATAAAGACGGTCAGGATCACTCGGCCAGTCTTTTTTCGAAGTTGATCGAAACTTTCGCTCGTGACCAGCCCGATCGACCAAATTCCCCGA
This is a stretch of genomic DNA from Thermogutta terrifontis. It encodes these proteins:
- a CDS encoding flagellar hook-basal body protein, which produces MIYGIYLSAEGAHAQDYRLNVIANNLANVDTIGFKRQLAICQARYSEPAARGLSGVGAADMENLSGGVLPAVSKTDLTPGPIKQTGSPTDFAIRGDGFFAVQKDNEVLLTRAGNFSLNSRGQLVTQFGVQQYPVLNDNLQPITLDPQLPWEVTREGTIRQAGVVQNLAVMKPASADDLVPVGENLYRTTQPPQPVPLAERQVAQGFLEMSAVQPTLAMVELLEASRLLEANLNMVQTQDQMLGALFNRVLRSA
- the hemC gene encoding hydroxymethylbilane synthase, yielding MTTRRLRIGTRGSQLARWQAEWVREQLQRLGIEAELVLITTSGDRQQQWSVEALGTTGVFTKEIQQALLAGEIDLAVHSLKDLPTRPVPGLTIAAIPSRGPVADTLITRDGRSLMELPPSATVGTGSRRRAAQLLFHRPDLQIVPLRGNLDTRLRRLREGDFDGIVVAAAGLARLGRLSEATQNLTPDYLLPAPGQGALAIEAAESTPDVLEILARLNDSRTAAEVTAERTVLATLAAGCLAPVAAWARVVQGRLLLTARVLSPDGAEKLEVTCSGEISEPKRLGEKVGALLKAQGADRLVSMARAHPEKPAAED